The proteins below come from a single Asanoa ferruginea genomic window:
- a CDS encoding substrate-binding domain-containing protein, whose translation MPPKDGRTTLATVAASAGVSVTTVSKVVNGRADVGPETRALVESLLEQHDYIGRRSPSPKGSPATARIELMFKGDLNAYSTEIIQGVLDAGSEAGVSVALSARPPRPAGAEPDRPRGWARDLAAAGRRAVIAVVDELTSGDLAALSRAHLPLVVIDPLNLPRNWVPSVGSTNFAGGMAAAQHLLALGHRRIGYVGGSTKSACNQARLHGYRAAMEAAGVTVPDEYQRTGDFRYQDGVEGGAALLDLPSPPTAVFAGSDETAAGVIEAARGRGLRVPDDLSVVGFDDTDVARLASPPLTTVRQPLREMGGVALRTALRLAAGEKLDSHHVELATELIVRGSTAPR comes from the coding sequence GTGCCGCCCAAGGATGGCCGCACGACGCTGGCGACCGTCGCCGCGTCGGCCGGCGTCTCGGTGACGACCGTGTCCAAGGTGGTCAATGGTCGCGCCGACGTGGGCCCCGAGACCCGGGCATTGGTGGAGTCGCTGCTGGAGCAGCACGACTACATTGGCCGGCGGTCACCGTCGCCCAAGGGCAGCCCCGCCACCGCTCGCATCGAGCTGATGTTCAAGGGCGACCTCAACGCCTACTCGACCGAGATCATCCAAGGCGTGCTCGACGCGGGCAGCGAGGCCGGCGTCTCGGTCGCGCTCAGCGCCCGCCCGCCACGCCCGGCCGGCGCCGAGCCCGACCGCCCGCGCGGCTGGGCCCGCGACCTGGCGGCGGCGGGTCGCCGGGCGGTCATCGCGGTGGTCGACGAACTGACCTCCGGCGACCTGGCCGCGCTGTCCCGCGCCCACCTGCCGCTGGTCGTCATCGACCCGCTCAACCTGCCCCGCAACTGGGTGCCCAGCGTCGGTTCGACCAACTTCGCGGGCGGGATGGCCGCGGCACAGCACCTGCTCGCGCTCGGCCACCGGCGGATCGGCTACGTCGGCGGCTCCACCAAGTCGGCCTGCAACCAGGCCCGGCTGCACGGCTACCGGGCCGCGATGGAGGCGGCCGGCGTCACCGTGCCCGACGAATACCAGCGCACCGGCGACTTCCGCTATCAAGACGGGGTGGAGGGCGGTGCCGCGCTGCTCGACCTGCCGTCACCACCGACGGCGGTGTTCGCCGGCAGCGACGAGACGGCGGCCGGCGTGATCGAGGCGGCCCGGGGCCGCGGCCTGCGGGTGCCCGACGACCTGAGCGTGGTCGGCTTCGACGACACCGACGTCGCCCGCCTCGCGTCACCGCCGTTGACCACGGTGCGGCAACCGTTGCGAGAGATGGGCGGCGTCGCGCTGCGCACCGCGCTGCGGTTGGCCGCCGGCGAAAAGCTCGACTCCCACCACGTCGAGCTGGCGACGGAGCTGATCGTTCGCGGCTCGACCGCCCCCCGCTAG